A genome region from Mycobacterium florentinum includes the following:
- the ssd gene encoding septum site-determining protein Ssd, with protein sequence MLTDPILRDELDRVAAAVGVRVVHAGGSAVGRKTWSAAAAVVLDAAGADRCGRAALPRRAHVSVLTTAEPATATWVAAIAVGAQHVLSLPGQEQELIRELAESADSIRDDGLRGEAVAVIGGCGGAGASLFAAAVARASTGALLVDLDPWGGGVDLLLGGEATPGLRWPDVALQGGRLNWAAVRDALPRLHGVSLLSGTRRGYELDAGPVGAVIDAGRRGGVTVVCDLPRRLTDATQAALDAADLVVVVCPCDVRSCAATAAMTPVLAAINPNLGLVVRGPSPGGLRAAEVADIAGLPLLASMKAQPQLAEQLEHGGLRLGRRSALASAARRVLAVLHRAGSGPKARAA encoded by the coding sequence GTGCTGACCGACCCGATCTTGCGCGACGAGCTGGACCGGGTGGCGGCCGCGGTCGGTGTTCGCGTGGTGCACGCCGGTGGTTCGGCGGTGGGTCGCAAGACGTGGTCGGCGGCCGCGGCGGTGGTGCTCGATGCGGCGGGTGCGGACCGTTGTGGGCGCGCCGCCCTGCCGCGCCGCGCTCATGTCAGCGTGTTGACCACCGCCGAACCCGCGACGGCGACCTGGGTGGCCGCCATTGCGGTCGGCGCCCAGCACGTGCTGAGCCTGCCCGGGCAGGAACAAGAATTGATCCGCGAGCTCGCCGAATCCGCTGACTCGATCCGGGACGACGGGTTGCGCGGCGAGGCCGTCGCGGTGATCGGGGGTTGTGGCGGGGCCGGCGCGTCGCTGTTCGCGGCGGCGGTGGCGCGCGCCTCGACCGGTGCGCTGCTGGTGGACCTCGATCCCTGGGGCGGCGGCGTCGACTTGCTGCTCGGCGGTGAGGCCACACCGGGTTTGCGCTGGCCCGACGTGGCATTGCAGGGCGGCCGTCTCAACTGGGCGGCGGTGCGCGACGCGCTGCCGCGCCTGCACGGCGTCAGCCTGTTGTCTGGCACGCGGCGCGGCTACGAGCTGGACGCGGGTCCGGTGGGCGCGGTCATCGACGCGGGCCGCCGCGGGGGAGTCACGGTGGTCTGCGATCTGCCTCGCCGCCTGACCGACGCCACCCAGGCTGCGCTGGATGCCGCCGATCTAGTCGTTGTCGTCTGCCCGTGTGATGTGCGGTCCTGCGCTGCGACGGCGGCGATGACGCCGGTGCTGGCCGCCATCAATCCCAACCTCGGGCTGGTGGTCCGGGGTCCGTCGCCGGGTGGGTTACGCGCCGCGGAAGTCGCTGATATCGCCGGGCTGCCGCTGCTGGCGTCGATGAAAGCCCAGCCGCAACTGGCCGAGCAGCTCGAACACGGTGGCCTGCGCCTGGGACGGCGATCGGCGCTGGCGTCGGCGGCTCGCCGGGTGCTGGCCGTACTGCATCGCGCGGGATCGGGACCGAAAGCCAGGGCGGCGTGA
- a CDS encoding TadA family conjugal transfer-associated ATPase → MSGSLIERVRERLATESAPLRPNVVAAAIRAESGGMLGDTEVLANLRVLQTELTGAGILEPLLCADGTTDVLVTAPDGVWVDDGNGLRRSHIRFADEAAVRRLAQRLALAAGRRLDDAQPWVDGQLTGIGAGGFAVRLHAVLPPVAADGTCLSLRVLRPATQDLAALTAAGAIDPAGAALVADIIAARLAFLVCGGTGAGKTTLLAAMLGAVSPSERIVCVEDAAELAPRHPHLVKLVARCANVEGVGEVPLRQLVRQALRMRPDRIVVGEVRGAEVVDLLAALNTGHDGGAGTVHANNPGEVPARLEALGALGGLDRGALHSQLAAAVQVLLHVARDRGGRRRLAEIALLRPVDGRVRAVTVWHAEQGMTGQAGELHRLLRSRLPS, encoded by the coding sequence GTGAGCGGATCGCTTATTGAACGGGTGCGCGAGCGGCTGGCGACGGAGTCGGCCCCGCTGCGGCCCAATGTGGTGGCCGCCGCGATCCGGGCCGAATCCGGCGGGATGCTCGGCGACACCGAGGTCCTGGCCAACCTTCGGGTGCTGCAGACCGAACTGACCGGCGCCGGGATCCTCGAGCCTTTGCTGTGCGCGGACGGCACCACCGATGTCCTGGTCACCGCGCCGGACGGGGTGTGGGTCGACGATGGAAACGGTCTGCGACGCAGCCACATCCGTTTTGCCGATGAGGCGGCGGTGCGGCGGCTCGCGCAGCGGCTGGCGTTGGCCGCCGGGCGTCGCCTCGATGACGCGCAGCCCTGGGTCGACGGCCAGCTGACCGGTATCGGCGCCGGCGGATTCGCGGTCCGGTTGCACGCGGTGTTGCCGCCCGTGGCCGCGGACGGTACGTGCTTGTCGTTACGGGTCTTGCGCCCGGCCACCCAGGACCTGGCGGCGCTGACCGCGGCGGGCGCGATCGACCCGGCAGGTGCCGCACTGGTTGCCGACATCATCGCGGCCCGGTTGGCCTTCCTGGTGTGCGGCGGCACCGGTGCGGGCAAGACAACGTTGCTGGCGGCCATGCTGGGCGCGGTATCGCCGAGCGAGCGGATCGTGTGCGTCGAGGATGCCGCCGAATTGGCGCCCCGGCATCCGCATCTGGTCAAGCTGGTCGCGAGGTGCGCCAATGTCGAAGGCGTGGGCGAGGTTCCGCTGCGCCAGCTGGTACGGCAGGCACTGCGAATGCGGCCCGACCGCATCGTGGTGGGCGAGGTCAGGGGCGCCGAAGTGGTCGACCTGCTCGCGGCGCTGAACACCGGGCACGACGGCGGGGCGGGCACGGTGCATGCGAACAATCCGGGTGAGGTCCCAGCCCGATTGGAGGCGTTGGGCGCGCTCGGCGGCTTGGACCGGGGCGCGTTGCACAGCCAGCTCGCCGCCGCGGTGCAGGTGCTGCTGCACGTCGCCCGGGACCGCGGCGGTCGGCGCCGGCTCGCGGAGATCGCGCTGCTGCGCCCTGTCGACGGGCGCGTCCGGGCGGTGACGGTGTGGCACGCCGAGCAGGGGATGACCGGCCAGGCCGGCGAACTGCACCGGTTGTTGCGAAGCCGGCTGCCCTCATGA